The window TGACCCGTGGGTATCAGGAAGAGTCATAGCCGTGCTCGCCGTACTCTCCCCCGGCCAGGGGTCCCAGAAGCCCGGCTTCCTCACCCCGTGGCTCGACCTGCCCGGTGCCGAGGCCCGCCTGCGGTGGTGGTCCGCGCTCGCCGGGGTCGACCTGGTGCGCCTCGGCACCACCGCCGACGCCGACGAGATCAAGGACACCGCTCGCACCCAGCCGCTGCTGGTCGCCGCGGCCCTGCTCGCCGCCGAGCACCTGCCTGGCGGATCACCGGCCGGACACCGCCGGGGCGGGCTCTACGACGTCGCCGTCGTCGCCGGTCACAGCGTCGGCGAACTCGCCGCCGCGTCGCTGGCCGGGGTTCTGCCCGCCGAGTCGGCCATCACGCTGGCCGCGGTCCGGGGCCGGGAGATGGCCGCCGCGTGCGCGCTGGAACCCTCCGGGATGGCCGCCGTGCTCGGCGGCGACCGGGACGAGGTGCTGGCCGCGATCGACCGTCACGGGCTGCACCCGGCGAACCACAACGGAGCCGGTCAGATCGTGGTGGCCGGAGCCACCGGCCAACTGGAGAAGTTCGCCGCCGAGCCGCCGGCCCGGGCCCGGGTGGCGGTGCTGAAGGTAGCCGGGGCGTTCCACACCCCGTACATGGCACCGGCCGAGCAGGCGCTCGCGAGCGTCGCCGCCGGCATCATCCCGGCCGACCCCACCCGAATCCTGCTGTCCAACCTGGATGGAGCGGCCGTCGACCACGGCCGGGAGCTGCTGCAACGCCTCGTCCGGCAGGTGACCGCACCGGTGCGCTGGGACCTGTGCACGCACACCCTGGCAAACCTCGGTGTCACCGGAGTACTGGAGCTGCCACCGGCCGGCACCCTCGCCGGCCTGGTCAAGCGGGAGTTCAAGGACCGCGGCGTGCCGGAGATCGTCACCGTGAAGACCCCGGACGACCTGCCCGCGGCGCGGGCCCTGATCGCCCGGCACGGGATGGCCCCCAGTCACGAGCCCACCAGGCAGTTCCGGGTCGTCGTATCGGCCAGCGCCGGCACCTTCGAACCGGCTGCCGGACTCGCCGAGGGCGACCCGCTGACCGCCGGTCAGATCATCGGACACGTCACCACCCGGCAGGGTCCGGTCGAGGTCGCCGCGCACGACGCCGGCCTGCTCACCGAATGGCTCGCCCACCACGACGACCCGGTCGCACCGGGCCAGCCGCTGGCCCGGATCAGCGGTTCCGCACTGTGAGCGCGCA is drawn from Micromonospora sp. Llam0 and contains these coding sequences:
- a CDS encoding acyltransferase domain-containing protein translates to MLAVLSPGQGSQKPGFLTPWLDLPGAEARLRWWSALAGVDLVRLGTTADADEIKDTARTQPLLVAAALLAAEHLPGGSPAGHRRGGLYDVAVVAGHSVGELAAASLAGVLPAESAITLAAVRGREMAAACALEPSGMAAVLGGDRDEVLAAIDRHGLHPANHNGAGQIVVAGATGQLEKFAAEPPARARVAVLKVAGAFHTPYMAPAEQALASVAAGIIPADPTRILLSNLDGAAVDHGRELLQRLVRQVTAPVRWDLCTHTLANLGVTGVLELPPAGTLAGLVKREFKDRGVPEIVTVKTPDDLPAARALIARHGMAPSHEPTRQFRVVVSASAGTFEPAAGLAEGDPLTAGQIIGHVTTRQGPVEVAAHDAGLLTEWLAHHDDPVAPGQPLARISGSAL